aaccaaacctaaaactagtatctttcaaaataaattataagcatattaaatcctctcaaaaccactcaaaagcatcaaAAGTCATAaacgtcataaaatctttaaaatcataCTAATGCGGAAAAACTAGCAAATGTCCTCGGTTTATGTGCATCATCAGTCCAACCATCAAATCCTCCAGCATCATCAAAataatgctcacctgcatcaatcacacctattgagtctaatgactcagcaaaccttaaccatgatagcaagtaatacatatgcattcacatgcaacagtgaaaatacttttaataaaatagtttttcatgaacatgcataaactttaacctttttcctttcatcatatccttttcatttcatcataaacatatacatatacattcccTTTAAggtgaattccgttcattattTGTGATCATCCTTTCATCCtttggtcgattgatcaatcctAGCTGTAACCATGATACCAGGCGGTGAGGCAACATTAACCATTTTTCCGTTATGTGCCTTGGCCTATAgtcggcggggacatcagctaCACTCTCACTCGTCAACTGAGTCTTGGCCTTATATAGCATCATATCCTTTCGATGGAAATTCGGTCGTTGGGTTCTCACAGAGCTTTGTCCCATAAACGGGTTCCACTGGGACTTCGTCCCTCACAAATCTCCATTTTCTTACCATCACAATTAAATCACTTCCTTCCAAACATTCGTCCTCGTTTCCATCTGTATAGAAAATACATGcaataatatcattttcttttaaactaagcatgcaacacgGTTTTTTGCATTTATCGTTTTTCaccataaaattccataaactttcaaaataatcattttaacattcattacaacATTCAGAGTACTGctaggacgtctaacatttttttggtgtaaaatgacagttttgcccctgaaacacTAACTTTTCAATATACCCttggaccttaaaacgacgacccgattccatccaaacttaccataacaccttaaaatacacccacaactatttcttagacgtaaacttaagctcctTGACTAATTTCCCAATTAGTTTTACAACTTAAACGTACGTCCCGGTTTTAACtgaatcaactcgaaacttaaccaaatttgaaccatagcttattaacacctaaccatgctttatgcaacccaaatcaagccatttAAAGCCCTTGATCAAGCCTAGAACAGCCACTGAAATTCTgtactcttttcttttctttttcgaaACCCTAGCTCTCACAAACACTATGCCTCTTCGTCCCTAGCCTTCAACCAACCTGTCCAGCCCCTATGCAACCATCCTAGGACCATACTCGAGCCCTTAACAAGCTACTGGACCAGACCTACCTAGCCACGCAAGCCGCAGCCCTCACCCGTCGATTACAAGACCCGCGTGCTCACGCCTCCACGTTCCAGCCCTAGGCCTTGCACCAGCCTTCCTTCAAgccatctaggaccatgactagaccCTATTAGGACCCACGAACACGTCCCTACAGCAGCTAGCAGCCTGCTCCTTCCTAGCCACCAAATCGAAACCCTAGCCCCCTTACAACCCAAATTTTTGTTCATCCCTAGGCTTGCTTCAACCAGCCCTGAACCGTGGCCCCTAAGGACCCTTTAACACACTGAAATTCGTCCCTTCCCATAGCcccatcatggcagcccttttgtGCATCATAAACATGAGTTTCAAAgcatgaaaatcaaagttttaacatgtacaagccataaaaacgaaaatatataagaggagatcatgtttttcatgcaatcatgtataacacacatattatggtatgaacgatgagtgaaggaggattaaggcgtgcctttgcgtgtttCACGTATGAAAAAAATCCTTGACGCGAGGGACGTTGGCGGAGAGACGGGAGAGGAAGCTTGCTGCGTTTTTCCTTCAACCTCACGTGAATTTGCCTTCAAAACGTGGGTGTGTGTTCGTGTGTTGCGGAGGAGAGTCCTAGTGCTTGAGGCGTGAATTATGTTTTGTTTTAGGGTTTGGAAACTCtataatttgatataaataattgtgtAGGAGTTTAGGTCCAATAACCTTattataataggcccattatagtgtaggtaaaatattttgtttaagaaAGTTTCCGAAAATATTAACCGACCTCCAAAAAGTCCTTgttttcgtcaaaaatcgattatcggtttaaaatacgactcgacgaataaaaacacctcaaaaatcACCATTTCCGaaaataccatttaaaatataccatatattaaatattaaaaaatattcatttaataaaaatattttccttttatagtcctcagtctccgttcctcgatcgcgtctcgaataacctttaaaacatagttttatgcattttaatataaaatcctattttaaacatgtaaacatgtctaccatatttaattaatgcaattaaaacaattaaatttagtattttctatttttcctagatttgcatacaGTTGGATTACATTATCGCATCTTAGACTTTACACTTTCTCTTGTGGGTAAAGATCCCTAAAGTTTTAGTTCTATTATGAGTCATTCATATAAAAATCAATTATGTCCAAATTAAAGCACTGATTGTTTAACTATAGTGGATTTGATTTTATATTCTTAATTTGCAAACAGTACATCTCGGTTTCATGGCTGAAGAATTTTTTCCAAAATGTTGAGTTGACTCTTTAACATGGAAAGTCTAAGATGATGGAAGAATTTGATTTGGTGGGAGAGATTTGATTTGGGGAGGGATTTGATGGGTGATTTGAAATTGCACCCAGTTtggatggatttcaaatccatcgtAATCATCATTGCATTTAAATAAGTTAAGGGTGGGGTGGATTTATTATACATCAAGTATAAATTCATCGAAGCAAtcaaatggatttgaaatccatagcTTCAAATCACACCATCCAAGCAGAACCTACATGTTTTGTATAAATGAGCCCTATGGATGGGCACTAGCCTAATATGCTTCAGTCTATAGGATATAGACAGAGAATGTTGACCGTACTTTTGGGATTTCTAGTAATTTTCTGCTGTGCTGAACCTTTGTTCTGTATCTGAACAAGGTTCTTTTTTCAAACAGGTATATCATTCTTGTCCAGAGCGCAAGAATCTGCTGCCATTGTTCGAATGGGGAATTTAAGATCAATTGACAATGGAGCACAATCTTCTCCAGTTCATTCTGTTGCTGATTCTGTTTTCTCAGAAAGGATCAAATCTCGAGTAAAGAACTGGAGAAATGTTTGTAAAGATTCTAATAGAACTGATGGTGAGCGAACTATAAGCGTACcttatcatatattatcatTTCTTTGACTGTTTTCATCTAATTGCTTAGCAATTGCAGATGCTTTGATCAATTCCTTGAGAAAAGTTATAGCTGGAAGTGAGAAGTATGGCTCCAGACCATGTTTGAGCATAGATGTCTGCAGTGAACGTCAAGTGCTACTCGTATTAGAGGTGACCCTTTGTGCCATTTAGCACCAGTAATGTTCAAGTTGCTGTCTTATTAGTTTTCTCGGATTGGGCTGCAGATGTTGGAGGGGTTTGCTGATGTAGTGCCGTTACGAGCTCCAGTGAAAGGGGGGGACATGCAAGTTCTTCGAGTCATTTGGACTTGTTCAGAGGAAGACAAGAACCTTCTTGAGGTGTAAAATGAACATCTATCCTTGGTTCTTAaatgtattattatatattggaTCTGTAACCTTATAATCAAACTACAGGAGGAACTTCGGAACATGGAAGCGGAGCAAAATAGGAGTATCCGTGGCTTTCGAGAGGTGATAGACCTGATTTCTACTTCTCAGAAACCTGTTGTTGCGCACAACTCACTTAATGGTCTATCTCTTGTGAAAATTTTGGATATATTTTGGGGCCATGATTgccaaataaattttgataattttttatgttgctTTTTGCAGACTTTGCATCCATATATTCAAAGTTTCTAGCCCCACTTCCTTTGACAATGAATGAATTCTGCAGTTCCTTGCTTCTGGTTTTCCCTCTCATCCTTGATACCAACCATCTTTTGACAAAATGTAAACCTTTTGAGAAGTCGGGCAACTTAACCGGATCAATTTCTTATTTGAAAAAAAGGTTCTCCGCACCAATAGATATGGAAATTCCCGATCGAGGCAAGTACTTATCTTTCCCGGTATTTTAAGGTTAACTGATGCATATGCCGTGTCTGTCTGATACACGTACATCTGTCTCCAACATATATGCTGGTAAAAAGATGCTCATGGTAATCTTTTTGGCTGGTCACTTTCTTgttcttattaattattaaagcattgGCTTTAAAAAAGTGCTTATCTTTTCAATTTGGCAACTCATGGAGATGCTTGCTTTTTCCAGAGTCTGGCAATGTCAATGTTCAGGGGCATTATGTTCTGAAATTATGCCAGTTGTTTGTGGCGTTGCATTCAATCTTGAAAATAAATCCCGAAGTTCATGAATCTGATAATAGTCCTTTGTCTCCTTCCGTTCAACGTCATGCCAATAATTTTGGTCCTGTTTCGGATGATTACGGAGATTCTAGTGCCGAAGATATCAGAATCTGGACTAGCAGTAGTAGAAGAGTTAGCACAGACAATTTAGTATTTTTGTTGGGATTCGAAGCTGGTGCTACTGCTGGGAAGGTTAAAAGAATTCTGCATGATTCACATGATGTTTTTTCAAAAGAATTTGATGTTCGCATGGTGGATAGGACATGTGCTGTAGTTGTTTTCTGGACTCCTGGTTTTGCAGAACGGTTTCTGAAAATCATGGGTTCTGGAGAAATTTTATTAGGTAAACTGAGAGAAATGATTTCAGAAGGTCTTCGAGCTGTAGACTATGACACGTACAGAAGAGCTTGCAAGTCTGTTCAGTGGGAAACTGATTTAGCGGAGTGCTTAGACGAAGCCTCAGGAGACAAAGAAACACCCCTTTCTGCAGCCATGCCACGGCAGGAGCAGCAATCGGTAATATCTTGGAACAGTGATGAAATGATTAACCTGGACGAGCTTTAAAAGtcaccgatttttttttttgttatactTTGGAATGGGTTGAAAATCTAGGAAGCAGGAGCGTATATATGTGCACCAATACCTCAAATCATGAGATCGTGCAAAACTTGGCCGTGCCTGTCTGAAATTCAAATTCGGAAAGCAAGCTTTATTTATGTATGTTGCTGAATGATTGGTTTCACAAAAGACCTGGTGTTGAGCTCCGAATCTGTAATTTATGAAGGGCTTTCAGGTTCTGTGATTACAGTGAGTATCTCTGCATTAGATTTTACAGCTGTGCTTTGGATGTAGTTGTCCCGAAGTcgggttttttttaataatattatatttttaaaacttatttatgaaaatattgtaGAATTGGAAAGtttgtaaaaatataacaatcCGTAATTTACTGCCGCAGATtcagaatttttgaaaaaaaaaaaaacatttgtgtCTCGGATTCATTGAATCTGGGACAGCTCGTCACGGATTCTTTGTCCCAGATTCTGAATCTGGGACAGCTCGTCACAGATTCTTTGGAATCCGTGACATTTCCGCTTATTTAAAAAGCCGAGCAAGGTGCAAATTTTTTTCTATTACCGAACATCGAGCACTCTTTCCAGCACCAAATTACTTTCAATCACTGAGCATCGAACACTCTTTCCTTCcgattttttcatttatttattagcCCAAGTCTTCGATATTTTTTCAGAATATTAAGAggtaacaatattttttttgtttattatatttattattgttcgTTTATTATACCAGTTTTAAGTAATAACAatagttataatattaattatattattggaATTATAATACTGTAATTTAGAATTTTTGCATCACCGAGTACTTCATGAACGCATCCGAATAGatttaagtaataataataaatatacttaatttaattaaattaattataatattaattgtattattggaattataatatgtatataaattacgGATTTTATATATACGTGAAATTTTAGttataattatatgtttaattataatatgtatattatatgtataattataatattaattgtattataAATTACTGAGGTTAAAATTACGTGAAGTTTTAAAACTTATTCTCAATTTGTTTTTTCTATACtttttgatttatattaatgagtgatatattttaagaaaaaatgatatagtggcaaaaataattattagtgGCAGGAATTAGGTAATAACCAAACTAAAATTaataggaaaataaaaaaatgacacgtatatattatttaataacatGTAGTAAATTCCCATATTAGGATATAATTGTCCTTATTCTTAttaataatgtatttattagaAGTATATTATTACGaatgtatttattataattaaatgttacgtattatgaaatattattgatttttaaaagaaattatttaatctACATAATTAGTTTTATTATCAATTTGTTATCAacaaatacattttattttttcgagccggaaatatcaaataaatttcgtttaatttaaaatatgtagttaaattttattgataaaaaataaaatatttgttaacTAATGAtttttgtttgcaagatggTTGAAAATACGGATAATGTGTTGTATTTGCGGGGTAGACacatatcaaataatatcaacgCTGAGAACATGGATGCACTAATTCCGCCACGCCGGTCTGACAAATGTCTTTGGAGATTGCTTAATGCTGGGATTCACCTCCGTGTCCGCCTATGTCTTGCACGCATAGGATTCTATGGTGTCATTCAGTGTGAtcttattaaaaattatgataatcATTTGCTTACAGCCATTGTTGAGAGATGGCGACGTGAGACACACACATTTCACCTTACAGTGGGCGAGGCAACAATCACCCTACCGGACGTTGCCCTTATTTGGGGGTTGAATATTGATGGCATGCCCATCACTGGTGTAGATACCGCGTACAACAAACATACTTTACAACAGCGCTGCGCTACTTGGTTGGGTTTTACGCCTACATCTTCTCAGATCAAAGGTGCACATTTTTATCTGACCGCTTTTCTAGACCATTGCCTACATAATATGATTAATGATCAAAGCATTGAAGAAGACGTTGCACAATATTCCCGTTATGTTGCTTTAATGATCATTGGTGGATGTATGTTTCCGGACTCGGAAGGTGCTGCTGTGAAACTTATGTATTTGCAGTTTTTTGAGAACATAGAAATGGTGAATACGTTTAGCTGGGGTTCTGCTGTGTTGGCATATCTTTATAGAGAGTTGTGCGACACATCAATGAGATTAAAGGTCGATTTGTGTGGCCCTGTTCAGATATTGCAGGTATTTTTACACTTCTACGGTCATTATATTTGTTGTACTTAATTTTTCTTATGATTTGAGTATTTTTATTGTATGTTATTGCAGATTTTGGTATGGTCTAGAATTACTCTTCTTTGCCCTGATAAAGCGCAACAAGTATATATTTCAGAAGAGCAGGCTGGAGATGTGCTTCAGGGTCTACCATTCCCACCATACGGCGCACGGTActaataagaaataattaacatttattattattattttgttatttagttTTAATGAAACTATTGTGTACTTTTATAAATTGCAGGTGGAGACGCGGATTCTCTTGGACACACACGGTCCATCATTCGGTCCGTATAATGAGAGATATGCTTGACATGATGGTAGAAGGGCaggtaaatatataaattagttgtttagagtttgaaattttttaaaaattcagtctgaattatatattatcaacttactaatctttttttcattttatttgctTCAGTTTCTTTGGACAGTTTATGATATG
This genomic window from Primulina huaijiensis isolate GDHJ02 chromosome 7, ASM1229523v2, whole genome shotgun sequence contains:
- the LOC140981648 gene encoding poly(A)-specific ribonuclease PARN-like, producing the protein MNNTNSSNNPILIYPIKFIYIYKXKSSISNAFQTAGRRRLLSRQWPIKQVTKANFAEALAEIKTLIFNSDYVAVSMQRTGSYSSPWQKILPVDTEEIAYLKAKRSAERYQILQFAVCPFSVKDSKLIAHPFNFHLFPRDELKIGMPSYGFSCQSSHLTSMAREGFDFNTCFYNGISFLSRAQESAAIVRMGNLRSIDNGAQSSPVHSVADSVFSERIKSRVKNWRNVCKDSNRTDDALINSLRKVIAGSEKYGSRPCLSIDVCSERQVLLVLEMLEGFADVVPLRAPVKGGDMQVLRVIWTCSEEDKNLLEEELRNMEAEQNRSIRGFREVIDLISTSQKPVVAHNSLNDFASIYSKFLAPLPLTMNEFCSSLLLVFPLILDTNHLLTKCKPFEKSGNLTGSISYLKKRFSAPIDMEIPDRAESGNVNVQGHYVLKLCQLFVALHSILKINPEVHESDNSPLSPSVQRHANNFGPVSDDYGDSSAEDIRIWTSSSRRVSTDNLVFLLGFEAGATAGKVKRILHDSHDVFSKEFDVRMVDRTCAVVVFWTPGFAERFLKIMGSGEILLGKLREMISEGLRAVDYDTYRRACKSVQWETDLAECLDEASGDKETPLSAAMPRQEQQSVISWNSDEMINLDEL
- the LOC140981649 gene encoding serine/threonine-protein phosphatase 7 long form homolog, with the translated sequence MIFVCKMVENTDNVLYLRGRHISNNINAENMDALIPPRRSDKCLWRLLNAGIHLRVRLCLARIGFYGVIQCDLIKNYDNHLLTAIVERWRRETHTFHLTVGEATITLPDVALIWGLNIDGMPITGVDTAYNKHTLQQRCATWLGFTPTSSQIKGAAVKLMYLQFFENIEMVNTFSWGSAVLAYLYRELCDTSMRLKVDLCGPVQILQILVWSRITLLCPDKAQQVYISEEQAGDVLQGLPFPPYGARWRRGFSWTHTVHHSVRIMRDMLDMMVEGQFLWTVYDMESPEVGGILDGDRIHLCRSACALINFHIVEMHRPERCLRQFGMLQGIPPPATNFDNFHKLTRQGRNNFDWATYHKDFVEMWNHRYHFVIDGDYVILGTPAITVDYVGWHHRISQIVLSPAVMPEI